In Sporolituus thermophilus DSM 23256, a single window of DNA contains:
- a CDS encoding septation protein SpoVG family protein — MIQITSIQFREPKNNHNPELIKLCDVVLDDCLKLKDIQVCKNNIGYYIKFPNKVSKDNQYRYDIYHPINNGFRKYMESEIIEKMIN; from the coding sequence ATGATTCAAATAACTTCTATTCAATTCAGAGAACCAAAAAACAATCATAATCCAGAACTTATTAAGTTATGTGATGTTGTTTTAGATGATTGTTTAAAACTGAAGGATATTCAAGTATGTAAAAACAATATAGGTTATTATATAAAATTTCCTAATAAAGTAAGTAAAGATAATCAATATAGATATGACATATATCACCCAATAAATAATGGATTTAGAAAGTATATGGAAAGTGAGATAATAGAAAAAATGATAAATTAA